ATCCGTATGAGCTCTGAGGAGTGAAGAAGTTGGGGGATAAGTGCAAACAAGCTGGTGGGCGTACACTTTCATCAAGTGGGCCATggggtttttgaattttgaattaggATTCATTTTGTTAaggttttgaaacaaaaaatccccTGTGTTGGTCGATTTACATTTCATatctacctgcctgcctacatgcccACCTGTCTGACTGCCTACACCCCTACTTGTGTGTCTGCCTACGTACCTACCTGCCAACCTACATGCCTACCCACCTAACTGTCTGACTGCCTACGCCTCTACTTGTTTTCCTGCCTACATACATACCTgactgcctgcctacatacctacctgcctgcctgccttcgCCCCTACTTGTTTGCCTGCCTACATACATACCTgactgcctgcctacatacctacctgcctgcctgccttcgCCCCTACTTGTTTGCCTGCCTACATCCCTACTTGCGAGcctgcctacatacctacctGCCTGACTGTCTACAAACCTACCTGCCTGGTtgcctacatacctacctGCCTGGTTGCCTTCGCCCCTACTTGTTTGCCTGCCTACATCCCTACTTGCGAGcctgcctacatacctacctGCCTGACTGTCTACAAACCTACCTGCCTGGTtgcctacatacctacctGCCTGGTTGCCTACATCCCTATTTGGTCGCCTGCTAACGTACCTGGCAGTCCATTTTTGTCCTACTTTGCATATGTTCTTGAGAGGCCAAATAcagaaatttgccaaaatgtgTGAAATCCCCGCCGCGAGATCATTAGATGAACACATATGTACACACAACCGGTCTTTTCcctattttcattttgcaaCTTGACACCTTTTTCCCCTCTTTCACCCCTTGGTTCATCCACACAGGGCGGTCCACACCGCCTGtgatgaaataaaaacaaaagtgTCGCCGCCACAACGCTAGTCAATATCCTCGCCCAGTTGATTGTGTAATAGGCGGAATCAACACTTTCCCGTGATATTTATGGGACACTTTAATCATTCGGATTGACTACTGAGTTCCCATCTCGAGAGTCCACATCGCATTTTCGTACTATGAGGGTTTTTGCGAAGAGTTGAGGGGAGTGTGGAAAATAaaccaaaactacagtaatcctgctCTACCGCTTCcaatttttgctcatttttcctCAGCTTTTCCTGgatttgtgcaattttttgttgttgtttgtATTGTCCACCCATATACAAGTATATATATGTGTTCGTATTTACCCATTTCGTCGTTCTCGCCTAAAATCTTCTtttccacacacacacacacacacacacacacacaaaaacttattttggcaaaaaaaagatgcagagacgagcaaaaaaaaagagcaggACGAGAAAATCCTTTTCGTCGTCTAAATCGCAGCTTATTGAGTTGTTTTCTTTGATCACAAATATGTACAGCTCAGTTAACAGAATAATTGGCGGCACTCTGCATTGATTTCCCAGACTTAGAAGGATCTTCCTGTTGAATTAAAGTTGGCTCGTTctaagagtactgtaactctTTGGAGGTTCAAGTTGGAGTACCAAAATCTGgggcttttcttttttttaggtCCGTTGGTCTAAAAAAGgaaagtctcagatttcggtacctAGGTACGTAGCTACGTAGGTACTTAGCTACGTAGGTACGTAGGTAGTTTGGTATGTAAgtacgtaggcacgtaggtattTTGGGATGTGGGTTTTAAAGAAACCAAACGTCACATTTATCATACTTGAAACACTACAAAAAATCACCACAAATGAGCTCCACGCTAAGCTCCTCTGCTCTCTTCGATGCCCTTTTTCGTCTCACTTATGGCGTTGCAGAAGCGGCAGCAGtttgttgtgttttttatgtatgtatgtttttttttgctttctctTCTCTGATTCTCTTCTTGAAGAGGAACTGAACACgtcaaaaaaagagagaagatggattgaaaaaagttttttttttctgttcatcgAAGGCGTAATACTTAATCCGAAGGGTTAGAGATGCGAGAAATAGAGGTATTCGCGTTTTTTTGTGACCGAAAATTCTCATGGCCTATGTTTTGTGATCAGTGCGAGTAAGATTCCGTTGCAATTAGAAGAGCATTGAATGGCTCCGATTTCTGTGTGGGAAAATGCGGTCAGTTTTCGAGAAAAGTCAAGGCTCTAGAAAATGAAGGCCACATTTCAATGTGATTGCTAATAGCAATTTTGCCGTAGATTCAAAGGTgtagattttcggcaattgctaaaaaaaattaataaaaattaaaaaaaaaccgaaaatttttagaaggtttctttaaaaagaaaaacacctaaaattgcctttttgaaatttgggaatttccaaaaaaaatgtgcaaaaccacaaattgccaaaaatgttcggcaattgccgttttttcggcaaatcggcaatttatcgctttgccggaaattttcagttccgtcaatttgacgatttgccggaaattttattttttggcaaaatgccgatttgccggaaatgcttagaaaaattttttataagaaaaacacctaaaattgcctttttttgaaatttgggaatttcgaaaaaatgggcaaaaccacaatttgccggaaatttttggcaaatcggcaatttatcgctttgccggaaatgtttcgaaggatttttttaaattttaatttttttaaaaaccacccaaaattgccttttttttaatcgggaatttccaaaaaaaagggcaaagccacaaaatggcgaaaattttcggcaattgccgttgtgccggaaatttctaGTCCGCCagtttgcctatttgccggaaattttcaattccggcaatttgccgatttgccgaaaattttaaattccggcaatttgccgatttgccgaaaattttcaattccggcaatttgccgatctgccgaaaaaaaaaaatcgtttgccgcccacctaTGTTCAAAATATACTCAAATTATGCCAAATTTTCGATCCTCGGCTTCAGAACAGAATCTCTGAACTCTGTTCTCATTTTCAACTTGTTCACTTATTCTCTTCAGCTCCGCCTCCATCTCTTCTACTAATCCgccagcaacaaaaaaaattcgtccttcctcctcctcttctcgcactccccccccccccccccccccgttaCCCCATTTAGTGTTCAGTGTTCATGCCTCAAAAACTTTACAAAGACATAGAACgttgccaaaaaaatgaaaaaaaaaactgctgaGGCTTGATAGATTGCACGACGACGTCTGCTGCTTCAAGACAAAAGTATAGACATACACTTCAAGCAGAATgcgtttgcttttttttaatgttagacatatgttttcttttttgttggcTTTTGTTGGCTTCGTTgtcattttgttgttttgttcCATGTTTGCTCTTGAAAGGGTCACCACTGGCTCCACCACCTACGGCACCCCCTCTatctattttatttatttattttccacaactgttctcaaaaaaaaaaatggggaaaatagTGCCACCGGTTTTCTGAGGGCGTTCActgcatttctttttttttttgaagtgtgaTAGTATAGTAGTAGGTCATATGATAAGAGATGTTATGCTCTTCTTCGAGATTTGGaaccagttttttttgcattctcACATTAAATGTTGTGCCTAGAGTGATCCTCAGCctctaaattgtttttttttttcgtttgaaattcGATAGTTGTCAGTTTCGGCCGCTTCTCATTTTCACAACGGAACTCGGAAATCGgggaaaattggaacttttcTGTTCCGTGTTCCAAATGGTCCtttacttttaatttaaaaaaatggcgaTTGTCACATTATCCTACGCgcatggtctcgccacgcggacAACAGGTTACTGTATCGCAATATTTTGTCATGCCTTATTAAAATAGCGCAGGtttattcagatgggtctcggcgcgcaaaaatgtttatggtagttttgttttaatttttgcggcattgtgaaactgaaaaatttacacGTGGTGACatgctgtcccattacggtttgatctacaaaaaatgcgggccttttttgcccaaaaaatttgacgtcagcacgttcttaaccatgcgaaatcagttcagaactctgcgtctcttctcccgcattttttgtagatctacgtagatcaagccaaaatgagacactcgGACACCACGTGAATTTATGAAGattcatttagttttttttttgttgaaaaaagtgaaaaattaatttttcggcaaatacACGAAAAATCTACAACCCactaaactatttttaactgaaaagaaaacgactaaattcgctaaaaactaaaattcaaaaaaaaaggctactgtaaacttttttgtgcgcctttaaaaagacATGTCAAATTCTTGTGAAATTACGATACAGTAACCACAGTAAGTGATAGAGTAATGATACAATAGTGACACGTCGTGCCAGACTGTCcgattacggtttgatctccaaaaaatgcggaaattttttgcccaaaaaatttgatgtaaacacgttcttaaccatgcgaaaaaaactaaatcagTTCAGAACTCTGCGtatcttctcccgcatttttcaaagatcaaaccaaaaagatacattctgacaccacatgTAGTGATACGGAGTAGTTATACAGTAAGTAAGATACACTAACCGCGTTGCGAGACCATTTTAAGTGACTTAGACGTAATATATGATCTAAGGATTAAAccaacattatttttttggaattttgccttaaaattacattttttcgatttaaaccTGCCTGTCAATTTCAACCCTCCTCCGCTCACATAAATATTTCACTCTCGGAAATGAATAGTTTGCGTTCCATTTGattaaactgataaaatgataTCATAGTTTCACTCCTCCGCCGCCGCAGCAGAAGCACACACCCAAACTCTGATTAATTGCTTGCTCAAGCCACAAAcacctctttttttttcgatgttccTCTCCCAATTTCTGAACCAGAGCTTGTTTTCTTTCAGAACCCAATCACTTAATCAATTCTTCTGTTCGACGATTTCATACAGAAGAAGACGAGGGGTCACACGAGACTACGTCatcattttctgaaagcttTTAGTTGGAGGAGGAGAAGCAGGTGAGTGAACCACATTTGAAGAACAAGAGATGACGAAGAGGAGGACAATTGTAACGATTAGTAATGGAGGAGAGATGACTGTAGTACAAAAGTGACCGCGCGCCCGCCGTTACAATAATGGCTCAGAAATTAGAgtttaaattggaaaagttgaatGACGCTTTTGTGCACTTTtatattttcgaattattttttttttttgggattcaaatttgaacaGTAAATTACTTACATtagaagtaaaaaaaatttttttttaatttttaaagataaattttttgagattggctttttttttaagcttcgaccgtaatttttttgaaattttttttaaaatgaattttttgcattaaaaaaaatttgcacacatttccgctttttttttcggaaaaagcaacattttttaatttaagatGTTCAGTATTTATTCgcctttttccaaaaatgcgaaaaaaaaattatgaaaaccaaactgttttttttaattttaatcataTTTGAACTcttgttattattattattatgagaacaaaaaattctgagaatgcgtattgcgcaacatatttgacgcgcaaaatatctcgaagcgaaaactacagtaatcatttctaaaatcgagatcccgtaaatcgacacaagcactACCGTACTCATTAAgagtattactgtagtttttgctacgagatattttgtgcgtcaaatatgatgtacaatacgcattctcagaattttgtgttcccgtaatatggTTTCGaacgtattaaaaaaaagtattttttttatatttcagaattttcgctttttttttcgaaaaaaaaaccataagaaaattttttttaaagtttaattaattttagcttttttcgttttttttttcgaaaaacgctgcgaaaaaaattttgaaaacgaaaaatgtgaaaaaaaagcgaaaaactattttttagaCCATGATGCATCATTTTGtaggatttctgaaaataaattttcaattttttaagaaaaaacttatgattttttcgtcaaaaactcgaaaaaaaaccgaaaaatctaCAGATATACCGTAGAATTCGTCcacttcaaatttccagccatTAGTCACGTTTAGGTGATGAATACAGCTTATTATTAGCTCTCGACAAATcaggtgttttttttcacaaaaacgcAAGCTGATTATTTGGAAAAGCTAGGCTTGAAATTAAAGCtgaaattctagtttttcggctaatttgaatttatcaTTTGAATAGGTTCACTTCCATTCAAACATTGACCTTCTTTCTCTcatttagaattaaaattagcATACCACACAACCGGTAACTGTCGAAAAAAGAACCGCAAAAAGGCGTGACACACCTTAGTTCTCcaatttctgaagtttttggttcttcgttttttttttcgcattttggCGTCAAACTGGTATCTGTATATGTTGTGTTCAGTTCTCTTTACGGTTtcattctctctctctctctcttgttCTCTAGTGATTGGGTCTCTAGTGGAAAAAGGTCTATCTACAACAATACAATACAGttcatctgaatttttccCCTATTCTCTCAAGAGGTCAGAAgaggattttgaaaatatcaagcgagaaaaaaaaatgatggatCACTATTTCCCGCCACCGCCGCCGCAATTCATTGCTTATCACCTTTGAGAGACGCTGACAGTTGTTGGCCTGGATGTggtgaagttttttttttaaatcacttCTGTTTTGAACTTATTTCTTCCTGCAatctttgtttgaaaaatcgaaaaaccagCAAGtactttttaattgaattaaacataatttattacgctttcttggagaatttttgaacattaccCAGACGAAAACATTTCCCCAAAAATACTGTACCtggtctcggcacgacaattttttggtccAGAGAGAAAacgtgtgcgcctttaaaatgTACTGTAATTTCACACTCCCGGTTCTACagaatttttcatcgattttgtaaaattttgatataatttaTGTGATTTTTATCGTCatatttctcgtttttttcaatgaaaaaactaagaaatatctcaaaactttgaaactacagtactctttaaaggcgcacaccttttttcaacgaaaacatgtcgtgtcgagaccgggtaccgtatttttggcacGAAAATCGCAAAGTTTTGTGTCTTGgtaatatttttccaactaTTGCAAAATGATCTACTCAAAAAATCTAGACTTCCGTTTGAACCGTATCACCTGCCGACTTTCTCATTTCTTATGAAAACTATCTTGGGGATTTGTGGAGACCGAAGGTTTTCTATCAAATTTGTATGGTTTTTCGCTTGGTCTCTCAAAGGTCTCCTGACCCCTCGTCTTGATTCTGCAGAACCAACCAGTCAAAACCACTTCTCTCTTATTTTTTGGCGTCTTTTCACTGATCcgattacattttttttttgatatataaatatatataggTTTATGTTTTGAACCCGTTTCTGTACATTGGAACTACACATACTTGAAGAAAGTAGTACTGTAATGCCacatggtgtcaggctgtctcattacagtttgatctacaaaaaattcgggaattttttccagaaaaatagtgacgtcagcacgttcttaactatgcgaaatcagatgagatgtctgcgtctcaactcccgcattttttgtagatcgacgtagatcaaaccgaaatgggacactctgacaccacgtatAATGCTAGTTTAGAGTTTGCTTCTTTAGGCctaaaatggcccaaaactaccgatTTTAGTAATaagaagttctgaaaatgtttcaaaaaaaacatttaattagGATAATCGGAAGTTTTGTGCCATTTCGGTACACCACcttaaaaaatgcttttttttaaaaatagttctACCTTTTGTGTTTTGCTTGGAGTTTTGCTTTGTGTCTTCAGAAATAATAGAAGCCCACGCACTGCATTCCATTActctataaaaattcaatatttaccATCATGGTGCAACCGACATCATTCCTCACATATCTCTCTTGTCTCATCCACGTTTGACCATCATCACCCACCGCCGCTGCTCACTCCCTTCTATCAGTTACCGAAAATAAACTGATACCCCCCTCCCCCCAAAAAAGATAGAGCCGACAAAAACGATCCTCACCCTCTTCAGAGCGTAGGTGGATATTGGTGATCTTCTCGCAAATGATACCGGGCTCTTCGAGCCTCGTCGGCTGAGACCTACCTCACATCTCCTACATCATCAGACCAATAAAGATCAGTCGAGCGCGCGCATTGTTGCTCTCTCTCGCGGGCGCGAGCTCTCCGCACTGGACACACTGTGTTTATTTTCACTTTCTAAACCCCCCAGCAACAGAGTCGTAACGCCCCAGGGGCTCCGCCTACTTTGTCCGATGCTCAAAAGTTGCCTCTTTTCTTGAAAAGATTTAGGTGCCATCCTGTCTGAATTCACCTTCTTCCATTTGAGCCCAGACTATTTCAAACTAAACACATTCCAATTTCAGATATCAAGAATGACACGGAAGCTTATCACTGCCAGCTGTCTACTACTCATTATCAATATTACCAGCGCACTTCAATGTTACGATTGTTACGGAACGGGTCCAGATCATAAAGAATGTAATCAGGAACGGACGTGTCACGGAGTCGCGTGCAtgatttgtgagtttttttttgggatttaaaaaaaattcaagttatgTTATATTAGTTTaattagataaaaaaaatagtattttgttttaaaatactaattttaaagaattttatggaaaacaacaatttccaaaataaaaaaataaaaaaattttgcacctTTATCAACATTCTACGCAATTTATCAAATACGTTATTTCTATGAAGCTATGgtaatttcctaaaaaatttgacacttccgtttaaaggcgcatgctgTTTTTTTAGCAGGTCCCGTCACGATCTCAGGCTGTGCGGAAAACGTACGAAATTGCTAAATTCAGTATGATtatccaactttttgaatcgaaaattaatatatttagaaatgtcgaaaaacatttttacaatcTCAGAAAATAGtggttttgttgaaaaaaaaacttaatttccgCAAACAACTACTTTCGGGCACTATGTGAGgcctttttaaaacttttcaacaaaaatacgttttttttttgagattttcaaaaattaaaaaaattgcaaacattttcctacatttcgaaaatttttaattatcatactagaaaaaaaaaatttaaaatctagatttttaaatattacgaaaacactaaattctgagaatgcgtattgtgcaacgcatttgacgcgcaaaatatctcgtagcgaaaaccacagtaattctttaaatgactactgtagtgtcgattcacggaaatcatttattaatcgataaaatattaaaagaaacacacaaaaaatgccttttaaaaattggaaaaaaaaacaacaacaaaatacaatttaatatcgtccgtaaatcgacaccagcgctacagtagtcatttaaagagttactgtagttttcgctacgagatattttgcgcttcaaatatgttgcacaatacgcattctcaaaatttagtgTTCCCGCAACAGCATACTTTGACtcttaaaaatgtaattttaacccctcaaaaagtttcagtcGACGCCGGAGACAACAAAACCGCAAGCGCCTTCTGCCTTCTCGCGATGAAAGGAACCAAGATGGATGAGGCTAAGGATGGATGCTGGTTGGAGCCAGATGGAAAGGGAAAGCACTGCATGTGCTTTTCAGATTTCTGCAATAAACTCGTCGATCGCAGAAATACCGATGAAGGTGAATCTCAAATTCATCTTTTGATCTACTCCGTGATCTTCCTGCAGAAAGGAAAATTTTCCAGTGCTGCAAGACAACGTGCAAACGAGTATTTATCAGTTTCTGATTGCTTTTCGCTTGCGCATTGTAACAAACTGACACACACATAGagcgaaaaaagaaaatagcaCACACACACTGTGTTCTTTTTCTTATGATGAGGACGAGATAAAAAGTGACGCGCGCTCGCTAGTAGGGCACTGTTGCGCGCAGCACAACATCGAACACATCGAGCAATTGCGTCAGCATGGCCCCAAAAGCCTAGAGAGCCCGTGTGTGTGCTCCGTCCAGTAGATACACTGATTAGTGGACGACATAGAGATACACAAAAAACTATGGAAGAGGCAAATATAGAGAAATCAGCGCGCCAGACGATTTGGCGCTATCGGCGCCTCGGCCGGCGGCTCGCAGTGATAGGAAGTAATAGCAACATTTACTGGTGGGGAACCGATGTCATTCGAAAGTGGACCTTTAAATTAGGTCCctacaaaaattaaagcaGCAgatgtcccattacggtttggcctacaaaaaatgcgggaattttttgcccaaaacaatgtggcgtcagcacgttctgtgatatcagttgagaagtctgcgtatctcctcccgcattttttgtagatctacgtagatcaaaccgaaatgagacactctgaagttcgaaaactttttgggAGAAACACAACACATAagtattgaaattatttgaaacttggaaattttccagttGATCCAATGGCTCCACTCCTTCCGACGGCCGAGTTTCTCAAGCAGAATCCACTGGTAGATTATGATGCTCCGAACCTCGGTGACTACGTTGATGAGGGATCTCACCCGACTCCGAAGCACGTACTCTTCCCGTCGGCTGACAAGCAGGATCCACGAGTGGCTGGAGTAGAAGATGAGGAAGATGGTGAGAGATATTAGAGAAACGAATCCTAATTCCGTATCGATTTGCAGATCTTGTCCCAGTCGGATTTGCTGATTATGAAGAAGTCGAGGAGAAACGGCGGACTACAAAGCATCACAAGGAGGCTTCAACTGTTGCCCCAACTACTCCAGACGGTGTCGAACTTCCACACGATACCGAGTCGAATGTGGTTCGAGCCGATGTTATTGATGATATGGATGAGAATAGACGGCCAATGAGCAGAGTTCCAGAAGATCGagtaaaaaatctaattgaataatttttttaaaaatctatattttttttcagaaagaaaacgaGGTGTC
This is a stretch of genomic DNA from Caenorhabditis elegans chromosome V. It encodes these proteins:
- the Y49G5B.1 gene encoding Activin_recp domain-containing protein (Confirmed by transcript evidence): MTRKLITASCLLLIINITSALQCYDCYGTGPDHKECNQERTCHGVACMIFSVDAGDNKTASAFCLLAMKGTKMDEAKDGCWLEPDGKGKHCMCFSDFCNKLVDRRNTDEVDPMAPLLPTAEFLKQNPLVDYDAPNLGDYVDEGSHPTPKHVLFPSADKQDPRVAGVEDEEDDLVPVGFADYEEVEEKRRTTKHHKEASTVAPTTPDGVELPHDTESNVVRADVIDDMDENRRPMSRVPEDRKENEVSASFKPPSWVLFVFPMAASWARFWSSF
- the Y49G5B.1 gene encoding Activin_recp domain-containing protein (Confirmed by transcript evidence): MTRKLITASCLLLIINITSALQCYDCYGTGPDHKECNQERTCHGVACMIFDAGDNKTASAFCLLAMKGTKMDEAKDGCWLEPDGKGKHCMCFSDFCNKLVDRRNTDEVDPMAPLLPTAEFLKQNPLVDYDAPNLGDYVDEGSHPTPKHVLFPSADKQDPRVAGVEDEEDDLVPVGFADYEEVEEKRRTTKHHKEASTVAPTTPDGVELPHDTESNVVRADVIDDMDENRRPMSRVPEDRKENEVSASFKPPSWVLFVFPMAASWARFWSSF